Proteins encoded together in one Candidatus Dadabacteria bacterium window:
- a CDS encoding peroxiredoxin: MGRNLEIGSQAPDFETETYGAEKVRLSDFYSKGTVALYFYPRDNSTGCVWEACSLRDAERELASLGVQILGVSTDGVKSHEKFRDKFSLNFPLLSDKRRKIVDLYGARWRLIPFVARRTTFLIEKGGRIAYIWRKVKPSSHAEEILSKVKELGL; this comes from the coding sequence ATGGGAAGGAATCTTGAGATAGGGAGCCAGGCTCCTGATTTTGAAACCGAAACCTACGGAGCGGAGAAGGTAAGGTTGAGTGACTTTTATTCTAAAGGGACCGTGGCGCTTTACTTTTATCCTAGGGACAACAGTACGGGCTGTGTTTGGGAGGCTTGTTCGCTTCGCGATGCGGAGCGGGAACTTGCATCTCTTGGAGTGCAGATCCTGGGGGTAAGCACAGACGGGGTCAAGTCCCATGAGAAGTTCAGAGACAAGTTCTCACTCAACTTCCCGCTGCTGAGCGACAAAAGAAGGAAGATAGTGGATCTGTACGGGGCAAGGTGGAGGCTCATCCCCTTCGTTGCTCGCAGGACCACCTTCCTTATAGAAAAAGGTGGCAGGATAGCGTATATTTGGCGCAAAGTTAAACCCTCGTCCCATGCCGAAGAGATACTCAGCAAGGTAAAAGAACTAGGTCTTTAA